In bacterium, a single window of DNA contains:
- a CDS encoding TolC family protein, which translates to MNRYVRSLIILVFSISLFGGAAAQTQKMTLNECVDIALKQNPNIIMSLFSKKIASKDVIESFSQFLPQISAGMGYYHSVLGPSSKMRIDPRTGIPVPIQPFELKSWSSSASINVNQQLFSGGRNLFNVKRSRYLQKSAYSGFDDTKQQTIYIVKERYYNLLKAEHLLSIAEETTKSSGESYKRAQTLFRVGKVPKSDVLKAKVQLETDKLSLIEAQNGLSVARASLNYVLGYSVDHAIEVVDNLNVSDINVSYDDAMTQAFSEHPALKKKEWDVKAARASVRMAYGQFLPTVSAYYSYSWRNDKLSKIDKMFDKDYNWYAGVQLNFPIFQGLSRYATVSKAQLAYSSQKIGLEQAKRDIALEVKQAFFQVKQAKKKILVTKDALAAAEEDLRLNKEKYNLGAGTMLDLINAQVSYTRAKSDNVQALYDYKYSIARLEKAMGVLNK; encoded by the coding sequence ATGAATCGGTATGTGAGGAGCCTGATTATTCTGGTTTTTTCCATCTCCTTGTTTGGGGGAGCGGCAGCACAGACACAAAAGATGACACTCAATGAGTGCGTAGATATTGCACTAAAACAGAATCCAAATATTATCATGAGTCTGTTTTCCAAAAAGATTGCATCAAAGGATGTCATAGAGTCTTTTTCACAATTTTTACCTCAGATTTCTGCAGGAATGGGCTACTACCATTCTGTACTCGGGCCGTCGTCAAAAATGAGAATTGACCCGAGAACAGGAATTCCGGTACCTATACAGCCATTTGAACTCAAATCGTGGTCCTCTTCAGCTTCAATAAATGTTAACCAGCAGCTTTTCAGCGGCGGACGAAATCTATTTAATGTTAAAAGGAGCAGGTATCTGCAGAAGAGTGCATATTCCGGATTTGATGATACAAAACAGCAGACGATTTATATTGTAAAAGAGAGATATTATAATCTTTTAAAAGCAGAGCATCTTCTTTCAATTGCCGAAGAGACAACAAAGTCATCCGGGGAATCATATAAAAGAGCACAGACTCTTTTTAGAGTGGGGAAGGTACCCAAGTCTGATGTGTTAAAAGCAAAAGTACAGCTTGAGACTGACAAACTTTCTCTTATTGAGGCTCAGAACGGCCTTTCAGTTGCACGTGCATCTTTAAATTATGTGCTTGGCTATTCAGTTGATCATGCAATTGAAGTTGTGGATAATCTGAATGTATCCGATATAAATGTATCTTATGATGATGCAATGACTCAGGCATTTTCCGAGCATCCTGCTTTAAAGAAAAAAGAGTGGGATGTAAAAGCTGCAAGAGCGTCTGTTAGAATGGCATACGGACAGTTTCTCCCTACTGTTTCTGCATACTACAGTTATTCCTGGCGAAATGACAAATTAAGTAAAATAGATAAAATGTTTGATAAGGATTACAACTGGTATGCCGGTGTTCAGCTTAATTTTCCTATTTTTCAGGGGCTTTCACGTTATGCCACAGTGAGCAAGGCGCAATTGGCATACAGCTCACAGAAGATTGGATTGGAACAGGCAAAAAGAGATATAGCTCTTGAAGTTAAGCAGGCCTTTTTTCAGGTTAAGCAGGCAAAAAAGAAGATTCTCGTAACAAAGGATGCTCTTGCTGCTGCTGAAGAAGATCTCCGGCTCAATAAAGAGAAGTACAATCTTGGAGCGGGGACTATGCTTGACCTGATAAATGCGCAAGTTTCATATACAAGGGCAAAGAGTGACAACGTACAAGCTCTGTACGATTATAAATATTCAATAGCGAGGCTTGAAAAAGCCATGGGAGTTTTAAACAAGTAA
- a CDS encoding YIP1 family protein → MNEINSEEKRMGVFAKLSGVFTSPEETFKSINERPNWLIPFIVVVAVSLAIQYFIMDYAFADQLKIMAARGMDAQQIELASQHMQGVARYAQFVIAPIAILIAWLIIAAVLLFAGNVIMGGEAKLKNVMAVVAWSSLVTLAGGILKAFLIVSKETTIGVTTSLAAIMPTPAIGKTPSILYRFLSKLDIFTIWQIILWSIGIAVVYKFTTKKSGTLVGIVWGTWIVLSVVLGGLIKIGVQ, encoded by the coding sequence ATGAACGAGATTAACTCTGAAGAGAAAAGAATGGGAGTCTTTGCAAAACTATCGGGTGTTTTCACTTCACCTGAGGAAACCTTCAAAAGTATTAACGAACGCCCCAACTGGCTGATTCCATTTATTGTTGTTGTAGCCGTGAGTTTGGCAATTCAATATTTTATTATGGATTATGCTTTTGCGGATCAATTAAAGATTATGGCAGCGCGGGGGATGGATGCTCAGCAGATTGAGCTTGCGTCACAGCATATGCAGGGGGTTGCAAGGTATGCACAGTTTGTGATTGCCCCTATTGCGATATTAATTGCATGGCTCATTATTGCTGCGGTGCTCCTTTTTGCAGGCAATGTAATTATGGGAGGAGAAGCAAAGTTAAAGAATGTAATGGCTGTTGTTGCATGGAGTTCTCTCGTAACTCTTGCAGGGGGGATATTAAAGGCTTTTCTGATTGTCTCAAAAGAAACAACAATAGGTGTTACGACAAGCCTGGCTGCTATTATGCCTACTCCTGCCATCGGCAAAACCCCGTCAATTTTATACAGATTTTTAAGTAAACTCGATATTTTTACGATATGGCAGATAATTCTCTGGTCAATCGGGATTGCTGTTGTTTATAAATTCACAACAAAAAAATCCGGTACTCTCGTAGGGATTGTGTGGGGAACATGGATTGTATTATCTGTTGTATTGGGCGGGTTAATAAAAATAGGTGTTCAATAA
- a CDS encoding HD domain-containing protein, protein IIFPEIVELAGVDQVGKYHHKDVFEHTLKVVDNLAEVTDNLNLRFAGLVHDIGKPKVKEFVKGTGWTFHGHELTGVRMLTKICPRLKLSKNMCKYVQKLTRLHMRPVQLVGEEVTDSAIRRLIVHAGEELNDLMVLCRADITSGNQKRVKQYIKNFDYVMERIEEVKEKDKMRAFQSPVRGDEIMKVCGVGPGPQVGALKKTIEEAILDGKIPNEHDAAYEYLLGIKDEFIINGNK, encoded by the coding sequence AAATTATTTTCCCCGAGATAGTAGAGCTTGCAGGTGTGGATCAGGTGGGAAAGTATCATCACAAAGATGTGTTTGAGCATACTTTAAAAGTTGTGGATAATCTTGCAGAAGTAACAGATAATCTGAATCTGCGTTTTGCCGGACTGGTTCATGATATAGGAAAACCAAAGGTAAAGGAGTTTGTAAAAGGAACAGGATGGACTTTTCACGGGCATGAACTTACGGGAGTGCGAATGCTTACAAAAATTTGTCCCCGTCTCAAGCTCTCAAAAAATATGTGTAAATATGTACAGAAATTGACACGGCTGCATATGCGGCCTGTACAGCTTGTCGGCGAAGAGGTTACTGATTCTGCAATAAGGCGCCTTATTGTACATGCAGGGGAAGAACTTAATGATCTGATGGTTCTATGCCGGGCTGATATAACATCAGGTAATCAAAAGCGTGTTAAACAATATATTAAAAATTTTGATTATGTTATGGAGCGGATAGAGGAAGTAAAAGAGAAAGATAAAATGCGGGCGTTTCAATCTCCTGTAAGAGGTGATGAAATAATGAAAGTATGCGGGGTTGGCCCGGGCCCGCAGGTTGGTGCCTTAAAGAAAACGATTGAAGAGGCAATTTTAGACGGGAAAATACCAAATGAACATGACGCTGCATATGAATATCTGCTTGGCATTAAAGATGAATTTATAATAAATGGAAATAAATAA